Within Halomicrobium urmianum, the genomic segment ATCGTTGATCCGCTGTCTCGTCCAGCGCAAACTGATTCGGAGATTTCCCCGGTTCTGGCTGTAACTCGGCTTTCTGCACCCAATCATGGATCGCTTTCCGTGGCCGATCGACACCCAGACTAGCGAGCAAGTCAACGGTATTCGACAGCGACAGCCCCGCAATATTCGATCGAATACCCAGCGCCAACCATCCGATAGAATCAGCGGGTCGTGCTGGTAGCATCGGCTGGATGGATCTTCTACTTGATTAAACCAGGAAGCTAGAATATCTGGTTGAATCAATTCATTCGGCTGGTTCAATCGTTCGGTTCAACCACCTGGTTCAACCGGCCGAATGAATCAATGGGTTATTTGAACGAGGATGGTGAACAAGCGGCTATGCTGGCCTACAGCACGTACAGCGAGGCTGGCGGTGTCGGGAAGACGACGACAGCCGCGAACCTCGCCGTCGCGCACGCACGCGCCGGACTCGACACGCTCCTCATCCCGCTCGACCAGCAGGAGGGCAACCTCTCGCGGCTGTTCGGCGTCGACGAGGGCCGCTCAGACGACGTCGATACGCTGGCCCATCACATGATCCGCCGGGCGAAAGGTGACTTCGCGGATCTGATCGTCGAGGCCGAGCACGGCGTCGACATCATCCCCGAGCACAACGTCTACGGCGACCTCGGCGACTGGCTCCAGCGAGAGAAGGAACAGGCGGAAGCGATCGGCGAAGCGTTCTCCACGAACGCTGCCCTGCTCCGCGTCCTCAAGGAGAACGACGTCCGGGATCAGTACGACGTCATCGTCTGCGACCCGCCGGCGACGGAGGGACCGCATCTCCACAACGCGATCAACGCGACGCGGTCGCTGGTGATCCCCGTCGAACCCAGCGCCAAGGGCGCGGCGGCTGTCGATGGCCTGGAGCAACTGGTCGAAGGACTCCAGTCGACGCTGGACATCTCCGTCGGCGTCCTGGCCGCGGTCCCGACGCGCTACGAAGACACGAACGACCAGAAGGCGATTATCGAGGACATCAACTACGCGGCGCCGGAGATCATCCGGAAGCGCGCGTCGCTCATGGAAGGCTGCTGGCGGCAGCAGTGCTCTGCGTACACCTACATCCGCGAGTATCGCGATCGACGGCGCGACTACGAGCTGGACACGCTCGCGAAGTACGACCGGCTCGCCCGGTTCCTCGAGGAACAGGCCGACGTCGAGGCTCCGGACCCGCCTGAACCAGGCACGCTGGAGGCGATCGCATGACGACGATGAAGGAGGGTCCCGGTGACGATCCCTTCGCCGACGATGACGACGCCGGAGAAACCGAGGAGCAGTCGGATTCCGAGCCCGCGCAGGAGCCTGAACCCGTGTCTGAATCCGAACTGGATCCCGAGCCGGAACCGGAGGAGGCACAGGACGATGAGCGGGACTCCGAGGCGTCGGATAGTGTGACCACCAGTGAGATTCCGTACGTCGTCCGCCGCCAGACCGTGAAGGAGGAGCGACAGAACGAGCACGTCGCGTTCCTGCGCGACGAGTACGCCGACCTCGAAGGCGAGATTCTCGACGGCGTCGCCGACGAACTCGACATGCGCTCGAAAGAGGTCTCGGTGACGGATCTCCGGGAAGCGTTCGTCGAACTCGGCGATCGACACCAGGAGGAACTCGCCGAGATCCTCGACGAGTGGGGCTACGAACACCTGAAGTAGCAGGCAGATAGCTGGTTCGTACTCTCTCGGTCGTCCCCTCGTCGATATCGTGACTGTCGACGATACGGACCTCTTCTATCGTCGAAAGTGAACCCACTGACACGCTCGAAGGGCACCCGGGACCCCTTCGATGCGTAATAGTTTCGCGTCCCTCGATCGCTTAACCGACGCATAATCAATAGCCGAACGAGCGTCGGATTGGAGTGATGATCGACGATCGCACCCAGTGGCCAGTCGCCAGCGGCGGCCGACGAGTTGAGGTTTGCTCCGGAGCCGAGCCGAGCGGTGCGTCGGTCACCCAGGAGTTTCGGGTCGGAGCAAAGGCGCTGGTGACTTCTCGGGACCGCGTCCTCCTCATCGAGGAACAACGGGACGACGGGTCGACGTTCTGGACTTTCCCCGGCGGTGGTGTGGAGGCCGGCGAGTCGCTGCGGAACTGCCTCCGTCGAGAGGTTCGCGAGGAACTGCAGTGTCGTGTCAGTATCGACCAGATGGTCACCTCCTGTACGTACCGACACAGGAGCAAACCCTCCACTGTCACCCACTACGCTGTCCTCGGCGCTGAACTCGAAACTGATCCCGACCCGAACCCCCGGGAAGGGATCATCGACTGCGAGTGGTGGAACCCGGACTCGCTCCCACCCGGCACGCTCGAGCCCTTCCGTGAGATCGTACCGACCGTCGACCCGTGAGTGGTCCTCACCGGAAATCCCGGTATCGCTGGCGGAACAGACGCCGGATAGTCCGTAACCGGACGTCGGCTGCGTGGGGTCGATTGCTATCGTCGCGTATCCGTGCGACCAGCGCCCGGCCAGCACTCCGCTCGCCACTCACGGGTGGGTACCTTCGAGATCCAGTCTGTCGAGCGACGAATCGACGACGGAGACGGCTCTGGCTGGCTGATCAGTGCCATCGCCTGCCGGTCACCAAGGTGTGGTCGTTCCCGACCGTCGGCTCGTGTGCACCGCTCGTCCAGTGAGAGCAATACTGTCGGAGTCGTTCCGAGCCCGAACTGGCACGCGGTCTGGGGACGGGATACCGCTACTTCAGACGGCAGCGGGGACGTAGCCGGGCTCGGAACAATCGTCGGTAGGCGGTGTCAGGACATTATTATAGAGGTGGTAAGCTTCCGAGAACGGGACGCGCCAGCGGGATTCGGACCGATAGCACGTCGCCGGCGCGCCGGGACGGTTTCGCGACGGTTGCGAGGTGTAAGCATTCGTTACCGGACGACAATACGGGGACGGCGAAAACGCCCGGGCTACCGCGCCCGAGATCGTTCACCCGTCAGCGGTCCTTGTCGACGTATTCCGACGGACGCGTCGTGGCCGCACACGAGAGCGTCACGCCGGGGGCCAGGCTGGTGTTGATGCCCGTCTTGGCACCGTCGCCGGCGACGACGCCGAACTTCCGTCGTCCAGTCGAGACCGTCTCTCCCTTGACGAGCATCTCGACCGGGGCCTCGTCGTGGCGGAGGTTCGCGACGTTCGTCCCCGCGCCGAAGTTCACGTCCCGGCCGAGGACGCTATCACCGACGTACGAGAGGTGATTGACGCTGGTCTCCGCCATAACGACGCTGTTCTTGACTTCGACACCGTGTCCCACGGAGACGTCGCGGCCGAGCAGCGTTGCCCCGCGGACGTACGCGTTGGGCCCGACTGTCGCGCCGCTGCGGACCATCGCCGGCCCTTCGATGACGGCCCCGGAATCGACGGTCGCGTCCGGCTCGACGACGACGTCCCCGCGGACGGTCGCCGTCTCGCTGACCTCGCCGGCGATCTCCCGGTCTAGCTCTCCGAGTTTCCACTCGTTGCCCGCCAGAAGCTCCCACGGCCGACCGACGTCCAGCCATCGGTCGAGCGTGACCGGTGTCGTGTCGAAGCGGTCGAGGACTCTCGCGAGGACGTCCGTGAGCTCGCGTTCACCGCGGGCACTCTCGTCCACGTCCAGCCACTCCAGGGCCCGTTCGGGGAAGACGTATCCCCCCGCGTTCGCCAGGTCCGTCGGCGGTTCCTCGGGCTTCTCGACGATGTCGGTGACGACGCCTCCGTCCGTCGAGAGGACGCCGTAGTTCGATGGGGTCGCGACGCGCGTCGCGGCGACTGCCGGGCAGACGTCGAACAGTTCGTCGACGTCCGCCGGCTCGTAGAGGCTGTCCCCGTTCAGTACGGCAAACGGACCGTCGAGGTACGGGGCCGCCGCCTGGAGGGCGTCCGCGGTACCCTGAGGGGTCTCCTGTGTCGCGTACCGGACCGGCGTTCCGCGGTACGTCTCGCCGAAGTGGGACCTGATCTCCTCCTCCCGGTATCCGACGACGAAGACGAGGCGCTCGGTCCCCGCTTCGACGGCCGCGTCGGCCGTGTGCTCGACCAGCGGTTTGCCTGCGACCGGCAACATCGGTTTCGGCGTGTTCGCAGAGAGCGGTCGGATGCGGGTTCCGCTTCCAGCGGCGAGTATGACTGTCTCCATCATCGGGGACGACTACCGTCGGGACGATTACTACCCGCTGGCTAAGCCGGCAAGCGGTCGGATCGGTGTCAGACCCTTCGGAGCGGCCGAGGCGCGCGGTGTCGACTCTGGTCGCTCTTCGATCACCGGTGGTCCGTCACTGCGACCGGCGGACAGATCCGTGGCCGGCCCTCGGGCGGTCGACGACGGCACGCGTCCCGGAACTACTGCCGGTGGGAGGAGTCAGCCAGTACTCCTAGTACCGGGAGCGGTCGTCGTACCGGTCGAGGAATCGGACGCTGACGACCGCCGGCATCACGTCGGTCACGGCGTCGATCGCCCAGTGGGTGTCGAGGGACGCCGCCGAGCCGACGACGCAGGTGACCAGCAGCCCTTCGACGGTCTTCGGGAGCGGGCTCCGGGGTCTGTCTGCGACGAACAGTACGTCGATCGTCCGGTCGATCGCTCGAAACCACGTCTACGTGCCCGCTGTGAACTACGCCGCTAGGTCTGCGTTGCGGAGAGTATCGACGCCTGAAAACGAGAAGCGATCCGTTGACTATGACGTAGCGCCGGTTACCCGTCGACGTTCTCCACCTCTGCCGTGTCGTTGAGTGTGACCTCGACGTCGTCCCCGTCCTTGAGGACGTACGTGTGCGGATCGACCGCTTCGCCGTTGACCGTCAGGGTGAACGAGGTATCGGAGTCGTTCCGGGAGTAGACGTCGCCCTCGAAGGTCATCGAACCCTCAGAGACGTTCGTCTCCGGGAACGTCGAGAGCGCGTACGCTGGCGTGATGTTCAGGGCGTGAGCGTGCCAGCGGGACGCGTTCTCGTCGCCGTGGAAGTGGAACGCCTCGCTCGTCATGACGTACTTGTCCTGTGAGAGGTCGACCTGTTCGCCGTCGACGGTCACGTCGAGCTGGCCGTGCGGGTGCGGGTGAGACTGATCGACGAGTCGGCCGGGCGTCTCCTGGTCGTGCGTGTCGACCCGTACGACGATCTCGTGTGCGGGGTTGAGATCCTCGAGCTCGTAGTCGCTGGGATCCTCGATCTCCGTTCCGGCGACGCGGTACGTGATCGTCGTGTTCTCGTCGCTCGCGTTGTAGGTCTCACCGTCGATAGTCAGGGAGTCGGACGTGGCGGTCACGTTCGCCGTCTCCAGCGCCTCGGCGAGTGACATCGGCTCCTCGGCCTCCCACGTGTGTTCGTTGGTCTCGTCGAACGAGAACTTCGCGTCGGAATCCGCGTCGAGGTGCGTGTCTCTCCCCTCGACGACGACAAGCATCCGGCCGGAGAGATCGCTCTCCCCGTCGTCGGTCATCTCGCCGTCAGTCGTCTCATTCGTCTCGGCCGTACTGTTCGTCTCGTTCGTCTCGGCCGTACTGTTCGTCTCGGCCGTCTCGTTCGCTCCGGTCAACGCTTCGGTCGTCGGCTCTCCCTCGGTGTCTGCCGTGTCGCCGCTGCCGGAACCGCCGGGAGACGAGCACCCGGCCAGTAGCACCAGCGCTGCGACGAGCGCTACTGCGACGTGCGAACGCTGCAGTCGGAATGACATGCACGTGTCCCTCGGGGCTGTACCGCCCTTATTACTCGACTGGTAAACACGATCCGGGGGACGGGAGACGGGTGGCGCAGCGCGTGTACCCAGACTGGCTGGTACTGCCGGCCGTAACGTCTCTGTACCGGCATCGACCGGTTAATTTGGACGTCCCCGCACGAACTGGGGGAACGCCGGACCGTCCAGCGTGGTTCTGATCGCCCCGTGCGAGGGGCATCGCCGGTGATGGTTCGCTCTCCGGCGACGGACGACTCCGGGATACCTGGCTTAGCCGGGGGGTAAGTGGGTCTATCAGGCAGGTAGTGAACCACCCGTCGCCACTCTGTTCGTTCGACATCGATGATTGACCTGTCGAAACGGCAGCTGCTTGCGCTCCTCCTCACGGGGCTGTTTGTCCTCGGCGCCGGGTGTACCGGCCTCGGGGGGAGCGGCAGCGGATCGAACGCCACGAATACCACCTCACTGACGGAGGGAACCGACACAGAGGCGGTCGAGTCTGCAGAGGAGACCACGGAGCGATCGTCGGAGAGCGCCGACGAACAGAACTCGTCAGACGGCGACGACGGGCACGATCACGACCACGGCGGTAACTCGTCGGCGACCACCGAAAACACGGATAACGCGTCGGAGGGTGGCGCGACTGACGGCGCCATCGCCGGCAAGATGACCGTCGTCGTCGCGGCGGACGAACTGTCGCTCCCTGCCCGCGACGAGGACGGCGACGGGTTCGGGATGGCCGACGATCCGCACACGTGGACGACTAGATCGAACGTGACGCTTGCCGAAGCGCTCGCCCGGTTCGACGTAACGGCGGACGTCGGCTCGCTGTCGGTCGACGGGACGACGTACCAGTCGTCGACCGAGGGGACGACCGTCTCCTACCGCGTCAACGGCGAACCGGTCGACCCCACCGAGGTCGCCCTCGAAGACGGCGATCAGGTGTGGGTCACAGTGGAGACCGACGAGATGGACGCGGCGGTCCCCGGCACGTACATCGACAATCAACAGCAGCACGTTCACGGTCACATGAACGTCACCGTCGCGGGCGAGGAGCTCGACTTCAGCCGGTCGAAGTACCAGTCCAACGACCGGTACTTCCACTTCGAGAACGGGGAGGGCGAGTACTGGCACGCCCACTCCTCGAACGTCACGCTCGACTACGCGCTCGACTCGCTCTCCGGAATCAACGCCTCCGGTGAAACCGTCACCGTCGACGGGACGACCTACGACGGGGGCGACGCCGATACGACGGTGACTGTCGAGGTCGACGGCGAATCGGTCAGCCCGAGCGAGTACTTCCTGAAAGACGGAGACGACGTCTCCATCACCATCGAACGCACGGGGAACTGACCATGTCGACTCGGCTGAATATCGACGCCAGACCGAACTGCCGGACCGGCATCGGCGGCCGCGGGTGGCATCGAAATCACCACGGAGAGGATGGCCTCTGAGTACACCAGTGTGACGCTCGACCGTCCGGTGACCATCGTCGTCGTCGGCGAGTGCGACCGGCTAGAGCGAGCGTTGTCGGCATTCGGCGGCAGACGCGAGGACGCGACGGTCCTGACCGTTCCGTCGGAGCAGTCGGCCGTACGGCGTCTCGCTGACGGAGCCGACACCGATCTGATCGTCAGCGCCCAGTCACTCGCCGATAGCACCGGAGTCGAGTTCCTTCGGCGCGTCCGGACCAGGTATCCCGACCTGCCGTTTGTCCTGGCCGGGACGGACGTATCAGTGGCCGACGAACGGGCCGCCATCGAAGCAGGCGCGACCGACGTCGTCCGACTCGACTCTGCGGATCCGGCTGGCAACGACGTGTTGCAGGCGCGCGTCGAACGGGTCCTCGATCGAGAGCGGACCGACCAGTCCCTCGGAGACGCGTCGGGCCGGCTGCTCGGGGGCGCACACGCGACCGTCAGGACCCTGTTCGACGCGTCCTCGCGGGAAGCCGTCGCCGAGGCGGTCGTCGAGACCGCGACCGCCGAACTCGAGCTCACGCACGCGTCGATGTACCTGTTTGACGACGTCGATCGGCGGCTCCACCGCGTGGCGTCGGAACCGGACGGCGCGTCCGACCCGGAACCGGCGAACACCGAGTACACGGACGCGGTCTGGGAGACGTACGTCACCGGCGACCCGCAGGTATCCAGCACTGGCTCGACCGGTGACCCGGCGGCCACGCTCGTCCTCCCGGTCGGCGAAGTCGGCGTGTTGCGAGTCGGCGCCGGAAGCGTCGCCCGACTCGACGACCGCAGACGCCAACTGACCGCGCTCTCGACGGCGGCGACGGCGGCCTTCGAACAGGTCCAGCGGGACCGGTCCCTGCGGGACCGCGAACGTGACCTGGCCGAGCAGGCCGACCGCATCGATCGGCGATCGGAACACGTCGACCACTTGCGGACGGGCCTGCAGGCGACTATCGAGGCCGACTCCCGCGAGGAACTGCGACGCCGCGTCTGTGAGCAGCTGCTCACCGACGAGCGGTTCGCGTTCGTTCGCGTCGAGGCGCTTGCGGACGGACAGGACCGTCTGGCCCCGCGGACCGCCGCCGGCGATGGTCGGGGTTATCTGGATGCCGTCGACCTCACTGTCGACGAGGGCGTCGGCGAACCCGCCGTCCAGGCCGCCCGTTCGGCGTCGGCAGTCGTCGTCGAAGACGTGACCGCTGGCCTCCGTGAGGGCGACTGGCGCGAACAGGCACTGGCCAGAGGGTTCCAGTCGGTGGCGAGCGTTCCGCTCGTCGACGACGGCCGACTCCGCGGAGCGCTGACGGTCCACGCGACCGAACCCGACGTGTTCGACGAGACGGTCAGGCGTGTCCTCGGTGACGTCGCCGACGCGATGACAGTCGGTCTCG encodes:
- a CDS encoding ParA family protein produces the protein MLAYSTYSEAGGVGKTTTAANLAVAHARAGLDTLLIPLDQQEGNLSRLFGVDEGRSDDVDTLAHHMIRRAKGDFADLIVEAEHGVDIIPEHNVYGDLGDWLQREKEQAEAIGEAFSTNAALLRVLKENDVRDQYDVIVCDPPATEGPHLHNAINATRSLVIPVEPSAKGAAAVDGLEQLVEGLQSTLDISVGVLAAVPTRYEDTNDQKAIIEDINYAAPEIIRKRASLMEGCWRQQCSAYTYIREYRDRRRDYELDTLAKYDRLARFLEEQADVEAPDPPEPGTLEAIA
- a CDS encoding NUDIX hydrolase, with the translated sequence MIDDRTQWPVASGGRRVEVCSGAEPSGASVTQEFRVGAKALVTSRDRVLLIEEQRDDGSTFWTFPGGGVEAGESLRNCLRREVREELQCRVSIDQMVTSCTYRHRSKPSTVTHYAVLGAELETDPDPNPREGIIDCEWWNPDSLPPGTLEPFREIVPTVDP
- the glmU gene encoding bifunctional sugar-1-phosphate nucleotidylyltransferase/acetyltransferase, whose translation is METVILAAGSGTRIRPLSANTPKPMLPVAGKPLVEHTADAAVEAGTERLVFVVGYREEEIRSHFGETYRGTPVRYATQETPQGTADALQAAAPYLDGPFAVLNGDSLYEPADVDELFDVCPAVAATRVATPSNYGVLSTDGGVVTDIVEKPEEPPTDLANAGGYVFPERALEWLDVDESARGERELTDVLARVLDRFDTTPVTLDRWLDVGRPWELLAGNEWKLGELDREIAGEVSETATVRGDVVVEPDATVDSGAVIEGPAMVRSGATVGPNAYVRGATLLGRDVSVGHGVEVKNSVVMAETSVNHLSYVGDSVLGRDVNFGAGTNVANLRHDEAPVEMLVKGETVSTGRRKFGVVAGDGAKTGINTSLAPGVTLSCAATTRPSEYVDKDR
- a CDS encoding bacterio-opsin activator domain-containing protein translates to MTLDRPVTIVVVGECDRLERALSAFGGRREDATVLTVPSEQSAVRRLADGADTDLIVSAQSLADSTGVEFLRRVRTRYPDLPFVLAGTDVSVADERAAIEAGATDVVRLDSADPAGNDVLQARVERVLDRERTDQSLGDASGRLLGGAHATVRTLFDASSREAVAEAVVETATAELELTHASMYLFDDVDRRLHRVASEPDGASDPEPANTEYTDAVWETYVTGDPQVSSTGSTGDPAATLVLPVGEVGVLRVGAGSVARLDDRRRQLTALSTAATAAFEQVQRDRSLRDRERDLAEQADRIDRRSEHVDHLRTGLQATIEADSREELRRRVCEQLLTDERFAFVRVEALADGQDRLAPRTAAGDGRGYLDAVDLTVDEGVGEPAVQAARSASAVVVEDVTAGLREGDWREQALARGFQSVASVPLVDDGRLRGALTVHATEPDVFDETVRRVLGDVADAMTVGLAIHERRQALLSDTVIDLELRLSRGTDLFSRVARETGATLTFEGSLARNGTAVVFLRITGADPATVETAFGTASLVDAVDHVSHSDSALFEIELRPASLVSEILDWGGTITDLSADDTTTSLAVTLPVETDVRQFVESLERVAPSLQLHSRTQRTRPSDDMPFRAAIEQRLTDRQLEVLRTALLSGYFEWPREHTAEEVAGLLSISQPTFNRHLRVALRKLLVGLFDAEKTSDQER